One Chryseobacterium indoltheticum DNA segment encodes these proteins:
- a CDS encoding PspC domain-containing protein, protein MNKTLSIGLAGFSFTIEEHAYIKLSDYLNALRSALDISEADEVIHDIEIRMVEIFRDSLGKREVINDGDVERVIAQIGTPEKIEEQEEAYYSEKNTNSNKNNSTGTTYTDKRQLFRDPENQKIAGVCAGLAAYSGMEISWMRLIWVGAFLFLWVAPGSSFLVIILYFILWAVLPKAESASDFLKMKGKPLNFDNLKEESSKIVQFANETSTRAGEIFIENKPYINNAGNGIWNVFKYIIGAFFAFMAISSIIGVFVVFGLFGIDSNFPGANEMKFLFDDDGLYNVLAALIIIGSLIPAILFSLLSIKIFSPKTKLRNIGWVLGVLFLAVIGLGTFFGVSMAKREMLFKGHKEDTEEIAINTTSDSLYVDVKQISIPQNFTGYDDDIYSDKKSVYNKDYIYVEVTRKENVKTPYLIIKKEAKGYNIPLNVNVPVEISGNKVLLPNFIKYPYDHRFRDYHIDYELVIPQNMIVIPVKDHGIDFKGDLDNNGINDNEESDDNEEGNISIEKNKISINGSTIEYNSDDKDSVIINGVKVAERDAKKKIDSIKNIIKQQETEIKNIKIKDGDKEISIKTK, encoded by the coding sequence ATGAACAAGACACTCTCAATAGGACTCGCAGGTTTTTCTTTTACCATAGAAGAACACGCATACATAAAGCTTAGCGATTATCTGAATGCTCTTAGAAGCGCTTTGGATATTTCTGAAGCTGATGAGGTAATTCACGATATAGAAATAAGAATGGTTGAAATCTTCAGAGATTCTTTAGGAAAACGTGAAGTAATCAACGACGGTGATGTAGAAAGGGTAATTGCACAGATTGGTACACCAGAAAAGATCGAAGAGCAGGAAGAAGCTTATTATTCTGAAAAAAATACAAACTCAAATAAAAACAATTCTACAGGAACAACCTATACAGATAAAAGACAATTGTTCCGTGATCCTGAAAATCAGAAAATTGCAGGGGTTTGTGCTGGTTTAGCAGCATATTCCGGAATGGAAATTTCTTGGATGAGATTGATCTGGGTGGGTGCATTTTTATTCTTATGGGTTGCACCGGGATCATCTTTTCTTGTAATTATTCTGTATTTTATTCTTTGGGCTGTTTTACCAAAAGCTGAATCTGCTTCAGATTTTCTAAAAATGAAGGGAAAGCCTTTAAATTTTGATAATCTAAAAGAAGAATCAAGCAAAATTGTACAGTTTGCCAACGAAACAAGTACAAGAGCGGGTGAAATTTTCATCGAAAACAAACCGTACATCAACAATGCAGGAAACGGAATCTGGAATGTTTTCAAATATATAATCGGTGCATTTTTCGCCTTCATGGCAATAAGCAGCATCATCGGTGTATTTGTAGTATTCGGTTTATTTGGAATTGATTCTAATTTTCCAGGAGCGAATGAAATGAAATTCCTTTTTGATGATGATGGCCTTTACAATGTTTTGGCAGCATTAATTATCATTGGATCTTTGATACCGGCTATACTTTTCAGCCTTTTGAGCATTAAAATCTTCTCACCAAAAACTAAGTTGAGAAATATCGGTTGGGTTTTAGGAGTATTATTTTTAGCAGTAATAGGCTTAGGAACATTCTTCGGAGTGAGTATGGCAAAAAGAGAAATGCTTTTTAAAGGTCATAAAGAAGATACTGAAGAAATTGCAATCAACACAACATCAGACAGTCTTTATGTAGATGTAAAACAAATTTCTATTCCCCAGAACTTTACGGGATATGATGACGACATCTATTCAGATAAAAAATCGGTGTACAACAAAGATTACATTTATGTAGAAGTGACAAGAAAGGAAAATGTAAAAACACCTTACCTGATCATCAAAAAAGAGGCAAAAGGATATAATATACCATTGAATGTAAATGTTCCTGTAGAAATTTCCGGTAATAAAGTATTACTTCCGAATTTTATTAAATACCCGTATGACCACAGATTCAGAGATTATCACATTGATTATGAACTGGTAATTCCTCAAAATATGATTGTAATTCCTGTAAAAGATCACGGGATAGATTTCAAAGGAGACCTGGATAATAACGGTATTAATGATAACGAAGAATCTGATGACAATGAAGAAGGGAACATAAGCATTGAAAAAAACAAAATTTCAATCAACGGTTCTACCATCGAATACAATTCGGATGATAAAGACAGCGTAATCATCAACGGAGTAAAAGTTGCCGAAAGAGATGCCAAGAAAAAGATAGACTCTATCAAAAACATCATCAAGCAACAAGAAACCGAGATAAAAAATATCAAAATAAAAGACGGCGATAAAGAAATTTCTATTAAAACTAAATAA
- a CDS encoding PadR family transcriptional regulator — protein MNTENTKAQMRKGILEFCILSLINNREMYVSDLIDELKKGKLDVVEGTLYPLLTRLKNGEFLSYRWEESTGGPPRKYYQITEKGKTFLSELQITWKELTDSVNQITQKL, from the coding sequence ATGAATACCGAAAATACCAAAGCGCAAATGCGAAAAGGGATTCTGGAATTCTGTATTTTGAGCCTTATCAATAATCGCGAAATGTACGTTTCTGATTTGATAGACGAGCTGAAAAAAGGAAAACTGGATGTCGTGGAAGGAACCCTCTATCCTCTTTTAACCCGATTGAAAAATGGAGAGTTTCTCTCTTACAGATGGGAAGAATCTACAGGAGGACCTCCCAGAAAATATTACCAAATTACAGAAAAAGGCAAAACGTTTTTATCTGAACTTCAAATAACCTGGAAAGAATTAACAGATTCTGTAAACCAAATTACCCAAAAACTTTAA
- a CDS encoding XAC2610-related protein, translating to MNYSKFLMTYVLLGGLCSAQNIFELRDVSKSFNVIVTIETCNENKCNGKATVDLYDKGISRKYQTLFSDDFYLDLNESSKPVFDSLKNSVVFDDFNFDATEDVAIRNGNSNHESPFYEVYLNNTSTQRFVLSDELTNLVHSNSGIFKIDQEHKRIVAYQKNGCCWNLTSEYLFVPERGILKVLEFEEDTRDPEKVKTVKREFIDYKWFAKTTIYPRERYFKEEINENTERN from the coding sequence ATGAATTACAGCAAATTTCTAATGACATATGTTCTTTTAGGAGGACTTTGTAGTGCGCAAAATATTTTTGAGTTGAGAGATGTTTCCAAAAGCTTTAATGTCATCGTTACTATTGAAACCTGTAATGAGAATAAATGCAACGGGAAGGCTACTGTAGATCTTTATGATAAAGGTATTTCCAGGAAATATCAGACTTTATTTTCGGACGATTTTTATTTAGATTTAAATGAAAGCAGCAAACCTGTTTTTGATTCATTGAAAAATTCAGTTGTTTTTGATGATTTCAATTTTGACGCAACTGAAGATGTTGCCATTAGAAACGGAAACAGTAATCATGAAAGTCCTTTTTATGAGGTATATTTGAATAATACTTCTACACAACGGTTTGTTTTGAGTGATGAGTTGACGAATTTGGTGCATTCAAATTCCGGAATATTTAAAATAGATCAAGAACATAAAAGAATTGTAGCCTATCAAAAAAACGGATGTTGCTGGAATCTTACATCAGAATATCTGTTCGTTCCCGAAAGGGGAATATTGAAGGTATTAGAATTTGAAGAAGATACAAGAGATCCTGAAAAAGTAAAAACCGTAAAAAGAGAATTTATAGATTACAAGTGGTTTGCAAAAACAACAATCTATCCCAGAGAACGATATTTTAAAGAAGAAATAAATGAAAATACAGAAAGAAATTGA
- a CDS encoding HD domain-containing protein — protein sequence MKIQKEIDFILAVDALKNVQRRNYNADDSRRENTAEHSWQIIILAQILFPYAKNRADIDLLRVIRMLSIHDLVEIEAGDTFLFDEAAMVGKFEREKQSAQNIFGILDEPIRSEFFNLWLEFEEEQTPDAIFACAIDRIMPFILNSHTSGKSWTEAKVTELQIRKMLENAISRASDEMGEAFHYLMNLNLESEKVIK from the coding sequence ATGAAAATACAGAAAGAAATTGATTTTATTCTCGCAGTAGATGCACTGAAAAATGTGCAGAGAAGAAATTATAATGCAGATGATTCCAGAAGAGAAAACACAGCAGAACATTCGTGGCAGATTATTATTCTGGCTCAAATTCTTTTTCCGTACGCCAAAAACAGAGCCGATATCGATTTGTTGAGAGTCATCAGAATGCTTTCCATTCATGATTTGGTTGAAATTGAAGCAGGCGATACTTTTCTTTTTGATGAAGCGGCAATGGTTGGCAAATTTGAAAGAGAAAAACAATCCGCTCAGAATATTTTTGGAATCTTAGATGAACCAATTCGCTCAGAATTCTTCAACCTATGGCTTGAATTTGAAGAAGAGCAAACTCCCGATGCTATTTTTGCATGCGCAATCGACAGAATTATGCCTTTCATTCTAAATTCTCATACTTCAGGGAAAAGCTGGACGGAAGCTAAAGTAACAGAGTTGCAAATCAGAAAAATGCTTGAAAATGCAATCAGCAGAGCTTCTGATGAAATGGGGGAGGCTTTTCATTACCTAATGAATCTTAATCTAGAATCTGAAAAAGTAATAAAGTAA
- a CDS encoding acyl-CoA thioesterase, whose product MTTEERIQSSETRIFKAVFPNTTNHYDTLFGGTAMQLMDEVAFITATRFARKRVVTVSSDKIDFKKPIPAGTIVELIGKVSHVGKTSMKVNVEIYTEQMYSYEREKAIVGDFTFVAIDEFKKPIQIL is encoded by the coding sequence ATGACTACAGAAGAAAGAATTCAATCATCGGAAACCCGAATTTTTAAAGCCGTTTTCCCTAATACTACCAATCATTACGATACCCTTTTTGGAGGAACAGCCATGCAATTGATGGATGAAGTTGCCTTTATTACCGCAACAAGATTTGCCAGAAAACGAGTGGTAACCGTAAGCAGCGATAAAATTGATTTTAAAAAACCAATTCCTGCAGGTACGATTGTGGAATTAATCGGAAAAGTTTCGCATGTTGGAAAAACCAGTATGAAAGTGAATGTTGAGATCTACACCGAGCAAATGTATTCTTACGAAAGAGAAAAGGCAATTGTAGGAGATTTTACTTTTGTAGCGATTGACGAATTTAAGAAACCAATTCAAATACTATAA
- a CDS encoding ATP-binding cassette domain-containing protein: MSKLHIDSITKSFGKKDILKDIYLSCETGNICGLLGRNGSGKSTLFQIIFGTIKGDTQYIKFNDIILQNQPDRKNRIAYLPQHPFLPKNIKIKNLIDLFCAKENNAKIFQSKFIQPFLNETPNTLSGGELRIVEVLLIIYSKAEFILLDEPFHSLSPKTVTEIKTIIKQQTDKGFIISDHQYHDVLDISDNIFLLSDTHLKPIKDLTELKRFNYLPTTI, translated from the coding sequence ATGAGCAAGCTTCATATCGACAGTATTACAAAATCTTTTGGTAAAAAAGATATTTTAAAAGATATTTATTTAAGCTGTGAAACCGGAAATATTTGTGGTCTTTTGGGAAGAAATGGTTCCGGAAAATCAACTTTATTTCAAATTATTTTTGGAACGATAAAAGGTGATACTCAATATATAAAATTCAACGATATAATTTTACAAAATCAGCCCGACAGGAAAAATAGAATTGCTTATTTACCTCAACATCCATTTTTACCGAAGAATATAAAGATCAAAAACCTTATTGATTTGTTTTGTGCTAAAGAAAATAATGCGAAAATTTTTCAATCAAAATTCATTCAACCATTTTTAAATGAAACCCCAAATACACTTTCCGGAGGAGAGCTTAGAATTGTTGAAGTTTTGTTGATTATTTATTCCAAAGCTGAATTCATTTTACTGGATGAACCTTTTCACAGCCTTTCGCCAAAAACAGTAACCGAAATAAAAACAATTATCAAACAACAAACTGACAAAGGTTTTATCATTTCAGATCATCAATATCATGACGTTTTAGATATTTCAGACAATATTTTTCTTCTTTCGGATACTCATTTAAAGCCAATCAAAGATTTAACAGAATTGAAAAGGTTTAATTATCTTCCTACAACTATTTAA
- a CDS encoding YcxB family protein has translation MTVKTHITFKEFLNFNIKSSLPRIIIFSFIILIFLVLNLYNTENDTQNILQSASIWFAAVFVFIIIRSYFRLKNAFFSNKKIQEEIIYTFTEEKVQTKGETFEGDFAWNTVYKIKETKDWLLIYQSKTTMNMIPKKYFSDSQISELRNMIKKSNVKAKLLNN, from the coding sequence ATGACTGTAAAAACTCATATTACATTTAAGGAATTTTTGAATTTTAATATTAAAAGTTCATTGCCGAGAATTATTATTTTCTCTTTCATTATCCTGATATTTTTGGTTTTGAATCTTTATAATACTGAGAACGATACGCAGAATATCTTACAATCTGCATCGATTTGGTTTGCTGCTGTATTTGTTTTTATCATCATCCGTTCTTATTTCCGTTTGAAGAATGCATTTTTTTCTAACAAGAAAATTCAGGAAGAAATCATTTATACTTTTACTGAAGAAAAAGTTCAGACAAAGGGCGAAACTTTCGAAGGAGATTTCGCCTGGAATACAGTCTACAAGATTAAAGAAACCAAGGATTGGCTTTTGATTTATCAAAGTAAAACAACGATGAATATGATTCCGAAAAAATACTTTTCCGACAGTCAGATTTCAGAACTGAGGAACATGATTAAAAAAAGTAATGTAAAAGCAAAGCTTTTAAATAATTAA
- a CDS encoding endonuclease MutS2 translates to MYINKEDLDELEFPQLLAEIAPFAYSPKTRDKILELRPMNIDEAEVSLKKTSEYLSSFESSNAVPFDEYEDIENELKLMLIENYRLENVAFIKIKTLTEQIGKLQKFFPTMPETFPNLIQDVAALEYKKEIIDKIDKVFNRFGEVKSEASPILKELRTEIQHAKKAITENFNRALFNYGQSEFLDDIRETIIDDQRVLAVKSAYKKRVAGRVLGLSKTGSITYMQPDSVVKHHFKLKESQEEEKKEIDKILRKLTAELAEFQPQLWRYQMYIFDLDLTRAKSKFAEQINGILPKINRHKTLRLKDAFHPLLFLRNKAENKTIFPQTLALTEHNRIICISGPNAGGKSITLKTVGLLQLMIQSGILVPTHPKSEMFFFDKIMTDIGDNQSIENHLSTYSSRLKKMGGIIREADGETLLLIDEFGTGSDPELGGALAESFLEFFYDKKSFAIITTHYTNIKLVVEQLPNAENAAMLFNEETLEPMYKLEVGQAGSSFTFEVAEKNKIPRFIIHSAKKKVEHDIVNLDKTIVKLQQEKYEVEKLKTDLAERKESVEDKRDNLQKLNEQLQQKLFNFQKLYEDEHRKLQFGSKIEAFIDSYVKGKSRKDVVKDFVKILEQEKFRKIGADKDESKRLQVVKRKITQQLKKEDVIEKITETNEKIEEKRKSDRAVWMKEGQRVRITGSTSVGTIEKISRNKVTVNYGTFKTMIDADELERI, encoded by the coding sequence GTGTATATAAATAAAGAAGATTTAGACGAATTAGAGTTTCCGCAATTGCTCGCGGAAATTGCTCCTTTTGCATATTCTCCGAAAACGAGAGATAAAATTCTTGAACTTCGCCCGATGAACATTGATGAAGCTGAAGTTTCATTAAAAAAAACTTCCGAGTATTTATCAAGTTTTGAAAGTTCGAATGCAGTTCCGTTTGACGAATATGAAGATATCGAAAATGAACTAAAGTTGATGCTGATCGAAAATTATCGATTGGAAAACGTAGCTTTTATCAAAATAAAAACGCTTACGGAACAGATCGGAAAACTGCAGAAGTTTTTTCCGACGATGCCCGAAACTTTTCCCAATTTGATTCAGGATGTTGCTGCACTTGAATACAAAAAGGAAATCATTGATAAAATTGATAAAGTTTTCAACCGTTTTGGCGAAGTTAAAAGTGAAGCTTCCCCGATTTTAAAAGAGTTGAGAACTGAAATTCAGCATGCTAAAAAAGCAATTACAGAAAATTTCAACAGAGCTTTGTTCAATTACGGACAAAGTGAATTTCTGGATGATATTCGAGAAACAATTATTGATGACCAAAGAGTTTTAGCCGTAAAATCAGCATACAAAAAAAGAGTTGCAGGAAGAGTTTTAGGACTTTCAAAAACAGGTTCTATCACGTATATGCAGCCGGATTCTGTGGTAAAACATCATTTTAAACTTAAGGAAAGTCAGGAAGAGGAAAAAAAGGAAATCGACAAAATTCTGAGAAAATTAACGGCAGAGTTGGCCGAATTTCAACCTCAGCTTTGGAGATATCAGATGTATATTTTTGACCTTGATTTAACGAGAGCCAAATCAAAGTTTGCTGAGCAAATCAACGGAATTTTACCTAAAATAAACCGCCACAAAACCTTACGATTAAAAGATGCTTTTCATCCATTATTGTTTTTAAGAAATAAAGCAGAAAATAAAACTATTTTCCCACAAACATTGGCTTTAACGGAGCACAACAGAATCATCTGTATTTCCGGACCCAATGCCGGTGGAAAATCGATTACTCTGAAAACTGTTGGGCTACTTCAACTAATGATTCAGAGCGGAATTTTAGTTCCTACTCATCCGAAATCTGAGATGTTTTTCTTTGATAAGATCATGACCGATATTGGTGACAATCAATCTATTGAAAATCATCTATCGACCTATTCGTCAAGATTAAAGAAAATGGGCGGAATCATCCGTGAAGCTGATGGCGAAACGCTTTTACTGATCGACGAATTCGGAACAGGTTCTGATCCTGAGCTAGGTGGCGCTTTGGCAGAAAGTTTCTTAGAGTTTTTCTATGACAAGAAAAGTTTTGCGATTATTACAACGCATTATACTAATATCAAACTGGTTGTAGAACAACTTCCCAACGCAGAAAATGCAGCGATGCTATTTAATGAAGAAACTTTGGAACCGATGTATAAACTGGAAGTCGGGCAAGCAGGAAGTTCGTTTACGTTTGAAGTTGCTGAAAAGAATAAAATCCCACGATTTATCATTCATTCTGCGAAGAAAAAAGTGGAACATGATATCGTGAATTTAGATAAAACGATTGTAAAACTTCAACAGGAAAAATACGAAGTTGAAAAACTGAAAACTGATCTTGCAGAAAGAAAAGAATCGGTGGAAGACAAGCGTGATAATTTGCAAAAACTAAATGAGCAGTTGCAGCAAAAGTTATTCAATTTCCAGAAATTATATGAAGATGAACACCGAAAACTTCAGTTCGGAAGCAAGATAGAAGCCTTTATCGACAGCTATGTGAAAGGAAAATCGAGGAAAGATGTGGTGAAAGATTTTGTAAAGATCTTGGAGCAGGAAAAATTCAGAAAAATTGGAGCTGACAAAGATGAATCTAAGCGTCTGCAGGTCGTAAAAAGAAAAATTACGCAACAATTGAAGAAGGAAGATGTGATCGAAAAAATTACGGAAACTAACGAAAAGATTGAGGAAAAACGTAAATCTGACCGAGCTGTCTGGATGAAAGAAGGTCAACGCGTGAGAATTACCGGAAGTACGAGTGTGGGAACGATTGAGAAAATCTCGAGAAATAAAGTGACGGTAAATTACGGTACTTTTAAGACGATGATTGATGCGGACGAATTAGAAAGGATTTAA
- a CDS encoding GNAT family N-acetyltransferase, whose translation MRIETERLILKEINENHAEDILKIRSNEEINRFLKRNPPQTNYEALSFILTIKQRTANKETFYWGISLKNHTNLIGTICLYRFSEDRKEAEVGYELLPDYHRKGIMSEALKAVLNFGFNELYLDEILAFTNKFNENSKLLLLKHQFILEEGRADEGFPENLVFSLRKNM comes from the coding sequence ATGAGAATAGAAACCGAACGATTAATTCTTAAAGAAATCAATGAAAATCACGCAGAGGATATTCTGAAAATTCGGAGCAATGAAGAAATCAATAGATTTTTAAAGAGAAATCCGCCACAAACGAATTATGAAGCGCTGAGCTTTATTTTAACGATAAAACAACGAACTGCAAACAAGGAAACATTTTATTGGGGAATCTCTTTAAAAAATCATACAAATCTTATCGGAACAATATGTTTATACCGATTTTCTGAAGACCGTAAAGAAGCCGAAGTCGGGTATGAACTGTTGCCTGATTATCACAGAAAAGGAATCATGTCTGAAGCTTTGAAAGCTGTTTTGAATTTTGGTTTTAATGAATTATATTTAGATGAAATTTTAGCTTTCACCAACAAATTCAATGAAAATTCAAAGTTACTTCTTTTAAAACATCAATTTATTTTGGAAGAGGGGAGAGCGGATGAAGGTTTTCCTGAGAATTTGGTATTTAGCCTGAGGAAAAATATGTGA
- a CDS encoding uracil-DNA glycosylase, translating into MTWTEVLAPIKSTEYFTQLWEKVKQEYATTKVFPPKNQIFRALELTAFEDVEVVIIGQDPYHNDFQANGLCFSVSEKVTAPPSLKNIFTELKDDIGVERTSKELDDWARQGVLLLNATLTVRAHSPNSHKDLGWEKFTDFIIKEISDKKENVVFVLWGAFAQKKAELINPAKHFILKSAHPSPFSVYRGFYGSKPFSKINEYLASKGKKAISW; encoded by the coding sequence ATGACCTGGACAGAAGTTTTAGCACCTATAAAAAGCACCGAATACTTTACCCAACTTTGGGAGAAAGTAAAACAGGAATACGCAACTACAAAAGTATTCCCTCCAAAAAATCAGATTTTCAGAGCGTTGGAATTAACGGCTTTTGAAGATGTGGAAGTTGTGATTATTGGTCAGGATCCTTATCATAACGATTTTCAGGCAAATGGTTTGTGTTTTTCAGTTTCAGAAAAGGTAACGGCACCGCCTTCACTTAAAAATATTTTCACCGAATTAAAAGATGATATTGGTGTGGAGCGAACTTCAAAAGAATTAGACGATTGGGCTAGACAGGGAGTTTTGTTGTTGAATGCAACGTTAACCGTTCGTGCTCATTCTCCGAACTCTCACAAAGATTTAGGTTGGGAAAAGTTTACCGATTTTATCATTAAAGAAATTTCAGATAAGAAGGAAAATGTAGTTTTTGTTTTGTGGGGAGCTTTTGCACAGAAAAAAGCCGAATTGATCAATCCGGCTAAGCATTTTATTTTAAAATCTGCGCATCCCTCGCCCTTTTCTGTATACAGAGGTTTTTATGGAAGTAAACCTTTTTCGAAAATCAACGAATATCTGGCATCAAAAGGTAAGAAAGCGATCTCTTGGTAA
- a CDS encoding DUF456 domain-containing protein, producing the protein MDHSIITFLSIVLLILGILGTFLPVLPGLVLSLAGLLIYKYGTDSDLSMIYIWAFVILTLASAVLNYIIPAKTNRKYGGTRWGSIGSVIGTIVGIFLPIPLGFLVGMFAGVFIGELLHDSKDMNKALKSTKGAFIGFIYGTGFSLVVGIAMFLVVILDIVNVI; encoded by the coding sequence ATGGATCATTCAATCATTACGTTTTTAAGTATTGTCTTGCTTATTCTGGGAATCTTAGGAACTTTTTTACCTGTTTTACCAGGGCTAGTCTTAAGTCTTGCCGGATTATTAATTTATAAATACGGAACAGATTCTGATCTTTCGATGATCTATATTTGGGCATTCGTTATTCTGACGCTTGCTTCGGCAGTTTTAAATTATATAATTCCAGCAAAAACCAATAGAAAATATGGCGGAACACGCTGGGGAAGCATCGGCTCGGTTATTGGAACCATTGTTGGAATATTTCTTCCAATTCCTTTAGGATTTTTGGTAGGAATGTTTGCCGGAGTTTTTATCGGTGAACTTTTACACGACAGTAAAGACATGAATAAAGCTTTAAAATCAACAAAAGGAGCTTTCATTGGCTTTATCTACGGAACAGGATTTAGTTTAGTCGTTGGAATTGCAATGTTTTTAGTTGTAATTTTAGACATCGTTAATGTAATATAA
- a CDS encoding carboxypeptidase regulatory-like domain-containing protein, whose translation MKNFNLLLIFIILLSFGSCRSDSEIPAEITIDNTIKTGKLTGKVMSQNGTKPIGGASVFTFDEKYKIYYTTSDADGNFTLEAPAGNQRIHIQTGDGSNFRTQIAATVKNNETVNLNADQTKLNQVAKIAYVKGTYDKIEDIIQTLGYNATEITNADLANINTIAQYDIIFLNCGSRNYSVNQSLYPAIDANLAVFVANGGSIYASDWDVSYLVGGTDNTSNCSLAGGFVPDTKLCSKNTGTSGIVAATVNNAGLSTALGFNTVNIDFDLSSWQKITNYDPAYWEVLVKETSSNNALMIRTNHFTATGIPSTPIGNAPNSTFTTVCITLPGNIQISISVPTITVPYLVALGATVGPCSGSTNSGYIYYTSFHNHASGNIGNAGVILQYVILNL comes from the coding sequence ATGAAAAACTTCAACTTACTATTGATCTTCATCATTCTTTTATCATTTGGATCATGCCGATCAGATTCTGAAATACCTGCCGAAATAACAATTGATAACACTATCAAAACCGGCAAACTTACTGGAAAAGTGATGTCCCAAAATGGTACCAAGCCCATCGGCGGAGCATCAGTTTTTACTTTTGATGAAAAATACAAAATTTATTACACCACTTCTGATGCAGACGGCAATTTTACCTTAGAAGCTCCAGCCGGAAATCAAAGGATTCATATTCAAACCGGTGACGGTAGTAATTTCCGTACTCAAATTGCAGCTACCGTAAAAAATAATGAAACTGTAAATCTGAATGCAGACCAAACTAAACTAAATCAGGTTGCAAAAATAGCCTATGTAAAAGGAACCTATGATAAAATTGAAGACATTATCCAGACTTTAGGTTATAACGCTACCGAAATCACCAATGCAGACCTTGCCAACATCAATACAATTGCTCAGTATGATATTATCTTTCTGAATTGCGGTTCAAGAAATTACAGTGTGAATCAATCACTTTATCCTGCAATAGATGCCAATTTAGCTGTTTTTGTTGCCAACGGCGGAAGTATCTACGCTTCAGATTGGGATGTTTCTTATTTGGTTGGCGGAACAGACAATACCAGCAACTGTTCGCTTGCCGGAGGATTTGTTCCGGACACAAAGTTATGTTCAAAAAATACAGGAACTTCAGGAATAGTTGCAGCAACCGTAAACAATGCAGGATTATCAACAGCTTTAGGATTTAATACTGTTAATATTGATTTTGATTTAAGTTCATGGCAAAAAATCACAAATTACGATCCTGCTTATTGGGAAGTTTTAGTAAAAGAAACCTCATCCAATAATGCTTTAATGATCAGAACCAATCATTTTACGGCAACAGGAATTCCAAGCACTCCAATTGGTAATGCTCCAAATTCTACATTTACAACCGTTTGTATTACACTTCCGGGAAATATTCAGATCAGTATTTCTGTCCCTACCATTACAGTTCCTTATCTGGTGGCTTTAGGGGCAACTGTAGGGCCTTGTTCGGGATCAACAAACAGTGGCTACATTTATTACACAAGTTTCCACAATCATGCTTCAGGAAACATTGGTAACGCAGGAGTAATTCTACAGTACGTTATTCTGAATCTATAA